The segment ACTGGAGGCTAAAACCGTTTCGCGGCGTTTACGTTCCGCGCGAGGGAGGCGGAAAAGCGCGGCTTGAATATGCGCGCCGACCTCAATGGATCACATTGTCGCGGATCGAGCAGGCCGCCGGGCCGAGGATGACGATGAACAGCACCGGCAGGATGAACATGATCAGCGGCACCGTCATGATCGCGGGCAGCCGCGCGGCCTTTTCCTCCGCGCGCATCATCCGTTCGTGGCGGAACTCGGCCGACAGCACGCGCAGCGCGGCGGCGAGCGGGGTGCCGTATTTCTCGGTCTGGATCATCGTCGTGACGACGCCTCGGATCGAATCGAGGTTCACGCGCTGGGCGAGGTTCTCGAACGCCTGACGCCGGTCGGTGAGGAAGCCCAGTTCGATCGCGGTCAGCGCGAATTCGTCGCCCAGTTCGGGATAGGCCTTGGACAGCTCGCGCGCGACCCGGTTGAAGGCGAGGTCGACCGACAGGCCCGCCTCGGCGCAGATCACCAGCAGGTCGAGCGCATCGGGCAGCGCCTTGCGGATCGCCTGCTGCCGCTTGGTGATCAGGTTCTTCACATAGACGTCGGGCGCCTTGTAGCTGGCGATCAGCGCGCCGGCGACGATCATATATTGCTTGAAGGCGCTCGCCTCCGGGAACCAGTGGAGCACATAGACGCCGACGACCGCCGTGCCGCCGATCAGGACCGGCGACACCAGCCGGAAGAAGATCACCGTGATCGCGGCGTCCTTGGTGCGGATGCCGGCGCGGGTCAGGCTCAGCGAGGCGGCCTTGAGCTGCGAATCCTGGAGCATCTTCATGCTGCCGAGGATCGCCTTCATCCGGTCGACCGAGATGCTGGCCTTCTTGTCCATCTTCTGGCGGCGGCGGGTCTTCGACGCGGCGACGCCGGCCTTGAGCTGCTCGCGCCGGTCGTTGAGCGCGCGGACCCGTCGCGCCATCGGATCGCGGGCGATCGACTTCACCAGCGCATGGCCGACCACCAGCATGACGATCGCCGTGGCCAGCGCGATGCCGATCGACAGCAGCGTGTCGAAGAACTGGGGGGAGGGGGCGGGCTGCATCGCGGCCTCAGATCTCGAAATTGATCATCTGGCGCATGATATAGGCGCCGATCGACATCCAGATCAGTCCGCCCGCGCCCGCGATCATCAGCCGCTGGTCGGCGAAGAAGCCGGCCATGTAGGTCGGGCTGATGAAGCTGATCAGCCCGAACACGACGAAGGGCAGGACGCCGATGATATAGGCCGACGCCTTGGATTCGGACGACATTGCGGAGATCTTGAGCTTCATCTGCATGCGCTTGCGCAGCACGTCGGCGAGGTTGCCGAGCGTCTCGGCGAGGTTGCCGCCGGTCTCGCGCTGGATCGCGAGGGTGATGACGAAGAACTGGAACTCGGCGGTGCCCAGCCGATCGGCGGTCTCCTGCAATGCGCCCTCCAGCGTGCGGCCGATCCGCATGCGGTCGCTGACCGCCTGGAACTCGCTGCCGACCGGACCTTCGATCTCGGACGCGACCGCGCCCATCGTCTCGGCGATCGGCAGGCCGGCGCGCAGGCCGCGCACCAGCAGTTCGATCGCGTCGGGGAAGCGCGTGATGAACTGCGCGATCCGCCGCTTGGCGAGGATGTTCAGCACCAGCCGGGGGAGGCCGAGCCCCGCCGCGGCGCCGACGATCAGCGCCATCCACGCCGGCAGCCCGACCAGCATGAGCAGCAGCATCGGCACTGCGAAGGCGAACCCCGATCCGGTATAATATTGCCGGACCGTCCATTTCTTGCCGGCTGCCTCGATCTGGTGATGGATGTCGGCCGGATCGGGCAGGAAGCGGTTGAGCAGCGTCTTCTCGCGCCGCACCACCGTCGCGCGGCTGGCGAGCAGCTTGCGGACCTGTTCGTTGACGCCGGGCTCGCCATTGACGTTGTAGCGTCCCCGCACCGTCGACAGGCGACGCGCGAAGGCGCGCTGCGCGGGCGGGCGCGCCAGCACGAAGATGAAGACGGGCACGACCGCGGCCATGACC is part of the Rhizorhabdus wittichii RW1 genome and harbors:
- a CDS encoding type II secretion system protein (PFAM: type II secretion system protein); this encodes MLTMLFLMVMAAVVPVFIFVLARPPAQRAFARRLSTVRGRYNVNGEPGVNEQVRKLLASRATVVRREKTLLNRFLPDPADIHHQIEAAGKKWTVRQYYTGSGFAFAVPMLLLMLVGLPAWMALIVGAAAGLGLPRLVLNILAKRRIAQFITRFPDAIELLVRGLRAGLPIAETMGAVASEIEGPVGSEFQAVSDRMRIGRTLEGALQETADRLGTAEFQFFVITLAIQRETGGNLAETLGNLADVLRKRMQMKLKISAMSSESKASAYIIGVLPFVVFGLISFISPTYMAGFFADQRLMIAGAGGLIWMSIGAYIMRQMINFEI
- a CDS encoding type II secretion system protein (PFAM: type II secretion system protein), which translates into the protein MQPAPSPQFFDTLLSIGIALATAIVMLVVGHALVKSIARDPMARRVRALNDRREQLKAGVAASKTRRRQKMDKKASISVDRMKAILGSMKMLQDSQLKAASLSLTRAGIRTKDAAITVIFFRLVSPVLIGGTAVVGVYVLHWFPEASAFKQYMIVAGALIASYKAPDVYVKNLITKRQQAIRKALPDALDLLVICAEAGLSVDLAFNRVARELSKAYPELGDEFALTAIELGFLTDRRQAFENLAQRVNLDSIRGVVTTMIQTEKYGTPLAAALRVLSAEFRHERMMRAEEKAARLPAIMTVPLIMFILPVLFIVILGPAACSIRDNVIH